TACTTGAAAGTGTACGTAGTCTGAGACAAAGAAATGATGCAGTTCTTACCACTATCATCTGATTTTTGCAAGGAAGAAGAATACCAGAGATGAGATTTTAAAACACTACATATGAGTACATCTTGGGCGTAGGTGCAATGGACATAAGGGACATcagttctctctttttgttGGTTGCATCATGAATGGAAATCAGTCTGGTCATGTTCTTATGTTTGAAATAAGCAGGTGTCCTATATTCAACACTTGTGCAGAATGTCAGCAGAAGTAGTAGTGTGCAGCGAGAAAGAGCACATCCAAAAGCACTATGTATGACATCCTGGCTGTTTCCCCTAACTAATATATTCCAAGtagcttatttttttaaggaaaaacaaacaaaccccttcTCATGTTGAAAAGAAGCCTTTCCTGGTTCCTGCAGGACATTTGTGAAACAAAATTTAGAGCTCCTTGGTTTGTAAAGCGAAAAAAAGCTACATTCTTCCACCCCCAGTAATTTGCCTGCAGagactgaaaagcagaacagtGCACACTGAACTATAGCTTGAGATTTGCTTTGtactggggcaggaggggaagaaCAACAGTAAAATTACAGTCTGAAGAACCTTTGGAAAAGACAATAGCCGAAGATGCCAATGTGGAGGCTGGTTTTAATTATACCAGTGTTAGAAAGAAACTGCAGAGAGACTCGTCAGCTCCCGGTTCGTCCTGGTCTTGTCCGTCACCATTGTTGCCAGGCACAAAACCGGACACATATGAGAAGTTTTGACATAGAAGTCGTGGAATATTGTTCACTAACCCACCCCCACACACCCATTTTATTTCACACTGACAAAAGCTGAGATGAATGAGTTGTTCTCTGGCCCTTCCCACTTTGCATAGTCATTGGCTGGCTTGGTTctaaaaaggatttaaaaaaggGGAATAATGTGCCTTTGCCTGGGATCTGAGACTGTCAGGGTGCTGAAAAGCTAATCTGCGAGCTGCCACCATGCAGATCCCTTGGGCTGTGTGCTCTGTCTGTGTCTTAACACAAATGGCATTTCGATCTGTGGAAGGGTGGCAAGTGTTTAAAAATGATGCTACAGAAATCATTCCTGAGATCACCGAAAACACAGAAACACCGATGGAGCAGACTTTCAGCAACAACAACACAATGAACCAGGCAAAGCATGGAGGAAGACACATACAACAAGCTCCAGATCCTAACGGTAAGAAAAATACCATCATTATTGGACCCTAATAGTTTGCAAAAGAATACTTGTTCTTATCTATTTATTACTTAtttcatatatgtatttaatCAAAACTTGTGGTGTGGACCTAATGCTGTAAGTGATAGAGAGTAATACCTACTGTAGAAGAAGTATCAGTGTAAATGTTAGAAGGGATGCACTGGGGTTTACTGATGAAAAATGTGGTCTATCTATTGAACAATCCTTAGGTGCTACAATAGGCATTCCTGTTTTGCCCATCTGCTCTCTGCAGACACAACCCCAATACAGAAAACCTGCAGAAATAATTCCTTCAATTCCTCTGTGTTTTGTGCTTGCAAGGAGGAACTATCACAAATTGACTTTCTGATGTCAGGATGGGGCAATGGGTTGACACTGGAGATAATATAAATTCTTAATCTTTAGCAAGAGTTGCACTAGTGATGCCAAAGATCCCACAGCAGAAATGGCACACGGAGGCTGTATTCAGCTAGAGGAGAGAAGTGTGCTGCTCACTGTCCTTTGCCAACAGCCAGGTGCCAGCAACCGGAAAAGCTGCTACAGACAGTTAAAACACTCCCGAGGGGAATTCTTCCCAAGTGAACTGGAGGAACTTTATTTTGCAGAAGTGTGCAATCTTGGAGTCAGTTTGGCTACTTTAAGAGCACTGATATAGTTCGTAATACATTGGCACTGCATTTAGCCAAATACATGATATTCGCAATGCTGCAGAACACAAGCTTTGTAAGGAGAGATGGAAGATGAGGAGTTGGCACCAAACAGGGAAAGGTAGTTTTAAAGAAGTAGCTTACTGGCAAACAGGACAACCCTGGTCCTCCAGGTTGACACGTGTTTACCAAACACAGAGAGCAACAAGATAGAGTTCCCACTGTTGTGCACTGCAGAGCTAGCCTGTTTCTGAGCACAGCTGGAAGGGAactgtggttttctgttttcatagcattaacagtattttaaaagcaggttttgaGAGTGTGACTTTATAAAGATCTTGACCAGGTCAAGGCAGGTTGGTTGTGTTGTTACAGCTGAATACCTTCGTTCTTTAGCCTCTTACCACACTGACATTAGTGGGGGGAAATCTGTCCCACTGATATGTGCTTTACTTAAGCAAGAGAAAGTGAAGGAGCCTGGGCAGTTATTCGAGATATGAAATGTTTTTACATCTTATTTCAATGTCTTTAACACAAGAAATCAAAATACTGATGCAAAGTAGCCCAGTCTTCCCAGGACACATGAGTTTGCACCAGACCATGAATAATTTTGCAGTGTGTGGAGTCTGCACTGACAGAGGACAGGGCATATATGCTGTCACTGATAGAGTCAGAATTCTCTCTTGATGTACCAAGGAGGGGACCACCTTGTGAACAGCAAGGAGAATGAGCCCAGCAGACACAGCCTCCTGTCTGTAATATGACCTTGGAGGATTTGCACCATAAGTAGCATTCCTAAGTTAAACTATCCTGTTGGCTAAGAGCAGAACATTAACGTGAGTGTATCTGGTGAAGTTCTTTGATAAACGCCTTCAGAAATCAAAGTATGTGTCCTCCAAACAAGTCAATTAGCCAAGCAGGTCACCCGGCAAAACAGATGCCTACAGAATAAGTCTATTCCTACAATTCCCTACGATTGGAAAGTTCTTCTAAAGCCTGAATGTTAAAAATCTCTTGTATTTCCCAATGTTTCATTTGCCTATATCTATCCAttgaggaaaagggggaaaaaacactaTAAGGTTCCTAATCAGCCCGAAGGTGCCTCTAGCTGTCTGAAGGAAATTCTGTGGGATATGTGGGATTATCATAGAGTGCAGTAAACATGGAAAACCTGATGCCAGAAGAGTGGGAATCCTTCAGCACTGTTGTTACCTGCTATTCTCTGGCACACACTATAGTAGTTGAAAATCACTTAAGGAACACTTACTTGTTACACAAAAGATTTAAAACTGGAGTCAACCTCTGAAGCCAATAGAGTTAAACTAGAGCAATGAGGGGAGGTTTTGCCCACAAGTAAATGAAGCCGGGAGAATCCCATCCAAATTTGCCGTAAAGTAaccgctgctgctggggttaCACTTCAGAAGCTCTGCCGCCCACATGCACAAGTCTGAGACGGAATTTACCCAGTGACAAGGATTTTAGTCATCGATTTGTACCGTGCTATTCAAGGCTCTCATAACTAAAGTAGCCGAATATTCCAAAGCTGCAGGGGTGAGTCTTCTCTCCCCATTCAGGATGCCCAGCTCGTATCTATCTCCGAGCCAGActatctgtgacacaaacaccaAAGTGCTTTCTCAAGGGTGGGGAGAAAAGGAGTCAGTAATTAAAGTGTTTCTTGTTTGCAGATGCTTCCGacttcagctgcagagagatGCGAACCACCCGCTATGTCACAGAGGGGCCCTGCCGCAGCATCAAGCCCGTCAAGGAACTGGTGTGCTCTGGTCAGTGTGTCCCCTCACACCTCCTGCCCAACTCCATCGGTAGAGGGAAGTGGTGGCGGCAGAACTCCCTGGATTATCGCTGCATCCCTGCTCACACTCGCACGCAGCGCATCCAGATGGCCTGTCCTGAGGAAGAGACTCGGACTTACAAATTCCGAGCTGTCACGTCCTGCAAATGCAAGCGCTACACTCGCTACCACAACCAGTCCGAGCTGAAGGACTTTGGGAAGGAACCTGCCAGGCCTCAGAAGAACAAGAAGCCTCGTCTCTCCAGGGCAAGGAGCAGCAAATCTAACCAGCATGAGTTAGAAAATGCTTATTAGAAGGCGGCTCCGAGCGGTACAGCCTAGCAGCTCTGGATATCTTACGAGACATCAACCGGCACTCACAGGCCACAGCATCACGTTCTGACTGCAGTAGGTTTTAATTCCTTCTGCTAAGCTGGGTCAAAGGCTCACATAGTGAAAAACCTGTCAGACTGTAGCAGCTATGGTCTGATAAAGGAATGAGATAAACTGAGCTGGAGGTAGCAACACCTAAATTCAGTCTGAGAGGAGAGGTACATCTTGGAGATTCACGTGAGGTCCTGTGGCTCGTACAAGTAGGAAGGCAGAAGAAAGTGAAGCTGTTATGGTGACAATCACACTATATTAGAAGTCATTCTACTCTATGTGAAAAGAATACTGAGATCTCTTTCCCACTTCTGTCAGTGCCATGATGCAGGACAAGCATGAGATTAGGAAGCACCAGGAGAGTTGCCACTCATCTGGATGAGTTGTAGGAAGTTAGTGAGAGCAGGGAATTCAACAGCAGTGGTGCCTGAAGTCAAGTTGTTGGGATGTCAGATGTCCTCATGACCCAGTTGTTTCctccaaaacacaaaaatcaaacaatGACGCTTGTGTTCTCGAAAGTGTGACAAATCTATTTCATACTTTTCATTAGAAGGCTGTAGGATAGACAGATTTAAAACTGAGATTTGACAGCTAAAACCACACaatcatggaacggtttgggttggaagggaccttaaagctcacccagttccaaccccctgccatgggcagggaccccttccactggagcagcttgctccaagcccctgtgtccaacctggccttgagcactgccagagatggggcagccacagcttctctgggcaccctgtgccagggcctcactcTCATAGCAAaggttttttcctaatatctaatgtaCATCTGCCGTCtttcagcttgaagccatttccccttgtcctgtcactacacgtccctgtaaaaagtccctctccagatttcttttagCCCCCTCTTAAGCTGTTGAAAGGCCACGATAAGGTTTGTGTTAGGGACAATGATTTGGTTTAGGAACAACGAAACAAACTCTACTAAGTGGAGGGGATTTATGAAATGGATGCTCCTCTTAAACCTTTTAAGCTCACTGTTGGTTGTCCCCTAAACAGCTAACAATGTGTAGAATTGAACATAAAAGATACTGATTATTCCTTATTTCCTAGAACACAATTGACTTTAGTATCACCTTAGATGTATCAATTTACACTTTCTATTCTGTGGAGTTTGGGTTATCTGGCCACACACTTTCTAGTGCTGAGACTGTGTAAGCCAAGTTCTGGGAGTAAGGTGCTTGTTAAAAGTGAGCCTCTGCTAATCTTAAAGTCATTAATTCCTCTAGAAAAGTCTTTGGTATGTGCAACTTTAAGTCTTTAGCTTGACAGCAactttccctttgtgtttttaCAATAAAGAATAGTATTAGAAAGTGAATCATCACATGCTGTATCTATCCTGTAGAAGTGCTAAGCCTAGTATCAGATGAGCACAGTTTGGGATGAAGCCAGTTCCTCACTGTTCTTATTTTCTATGTAGAGTTTATGACGAAATCATATAAGCTATGGAAGTTTGCAATGTTGTTAGATGTTACGTGGGACCAGAGCCTAGAGATGCAAGGTGTTGGTTCACAGAGTGAATTACGTATTTATTTTGTCCTCAGAAATTATTTATACAATGTTTTTCCTTGTAGACAACGAGAAGTAAAATCGCTTTCAAAATAATaggctgttatttttttcattttaaatacattgttAATAAAGTGGAAACGATGATTAATTGCAGGAAGACTCGTTGACTTGCGACCGTAGTATCAAGCTGATTTACAACAAAGCTGGGGGATTACAGGACAGTCAGGGAGTTGCCTCCCATTTCTGTCATGAAGTGTCAGGGTCCTTAACTCTCAATCAATCAATCACCTACACAGCTCCAAAGAAATTCCATTCCTGGAACTTCTTGCTCCAGTGCATGACATTTCTCATGGAAAAAGTCTTCCTGGGCAGATGCGGAGCTCAGAACTCTTTCAATATTCTCATGTCTACTTCCCCTTGGGAATTCAAACTCGGCCCATTTCAGTTTCCCTTCTACTCCCAGTGACACCTCCTCATTCATATGTTCCCACCCTGATAAAGCCACCCAAGAAAACAGGAAGTCTGTGATTGCTTGACTGAAATCTGGCTGCTTCAGGTTCCTCTCgctgaaaaaggaagaagtctGGAACCCCCTTGCAAGTGCCAAGCAGCAGCTTGATATCGTAGACTTGTGCCCATTTTCATTTATAAGACCATATTctttaagaaacaaagacattttcCAATGAAGTCAAGGAAAACTGAGCTTGAGCTTGGACTGCGCATAGCACGCAGGTCTTCCAGTACAACTATGAACAGCTTTATCAAGACAGCCAGTAGAGAAGGTGTCCTTGCATTGCAATTATTTGATACTTCATATAAAACCATAATACAAACGGTTGCCAAACCTATGGTAACATTTCCCAGACTTATCTTTGACTTTATGAATTTGGCACTCAGGGCTTCATTTGCAGAACTTGGAGCGGATACCTGCAAGTGCTTCTTAAGTAAGAAAAGCAGTTCAGTTCCTCTGCAAAGTGATTCCACGGTCTCACTGGCATCTGAAGTTGCTAGAATATGGGGTTTAAAGCATTGACTGCAATAAACCAGTGAAAACACTCCACTATCTGGGACTGCGTGCTGGGTGCCAGGCAGGGCTGAAGTACAGGGCCTGCTGCCTTTGGGGGAACTACTGGCATCTTTCTGCCACATGGTTCACCTTAAAGACATCCTTTtcagaaaccaaaccaacagagaaacccaaacccaaagaaacatAGGAACCCCCAAGCCCCACAGAttccccccagcccagctctcttcCACAAGAAGCGCCTTCTGCCATTCAGAATCCTGCAGGTTTCTGACTTACAATGTAAGGATTGGTTCTTTGCATGTTGGAAAAGCTTTTACAGGAATGCCAATGGCCAGGCAGTCCGGAGGCACTGCTGCGTTACCTCTCAATGCCCATCCTGTTTACAGTTGCTCCTCTCTGGTTTCTTACCACAGGCTCTTTTCAAACGCAGCATTTAGCACGTTTACTGATTTTCTCCCCCCTCTAATAAAGGTGCACATGATTTTAGCTCCCCATTAGGACAGATTACTCACAGCTCTTAGTAGAGCTCTAGAAAAAGGAGATTTAGAGACTTCCTGGTCTAATAATCTATGCTGGTGTTTGCTGAAAGCATTATTATGCTATTACAGGCTGAAAGCTCAAGGGATATGCTGTGCAGAAGAGATGCCATCTCTAACTGGGGGTTTGAGAATGACTGCATGAAATTTTGGCTTGTCTTTCACACCGAGTCCCTACGCTTGCAGCTCTTTCCAAAGAAGAAAGCTTGATACTGAGCACAGAGGGAATAGCTGAAAGCAGAGCGACTTTATAGATTGTCCTTCCATCAGTGAAACATTGCTGAACATAAAACATACATGGGACAGGctttttcagagaaacaaaTACTGCAAAGGGGCTTGGCAATGGGACGGGAGCTGCTGTGCACTCCTTCTACAGaaagggggttggaaatggatgatcttaaggtcctttccgaccctaactattctatgattcgaaGCATTAAACAGTTTTTCTGCAGGGCTATAAATTTCTCAGGCAAAAGTGAGTTTCTTCACTGTAATTTTTGCAATAAAATAGCACAACAGAATGCAACTTAAGTGCTACTGAGCTATAAGTAGTAACAGGTCACTGGATTTGTGTTCACTTGGCTGGAGAGAGCTGCCTGTCAGCAATGGGGCAACTGTCACAATGG
The DNA window shown above is from Lathamus discolor isolate bLatDis1 chromosome 20, bLatDis1.hap1, whole genome shotgun sequence and carries:
- the SOST gene encoding sclerostin; the encoded protein is MQIPWAVCSVCVLTQMAFRSVEGWQVFKNDATEIIPEITENTETPMEQTFSNNNTMNQAKHGGRHIQQAPDPNDASDFSCREMRTTRYVTEGPCRSIKPVKELVCSGQCVPSHLLPNSIGRGKWWRQNSLDYRCIPAHTRTQRIQMACPEEETRTYKFRAVTSCKCKRYTRYHNQSELKDFGKEPARPQKNKKPRLSRARSSKSNQHELENAY